One region of Streptococcus parasanguinis genomic DNA includes:
- a CDS encoding rhomboid family intramembrane serine protease, which yields MKLLFDRRYPVTSLLLLVTTAVFLSMFIRFGGDYQTGAAVYYSGGIIGEVVKVDPSQLWRIVTATFVHIGLEHFVLNMITLYYLGRLAEDLFGSKAFLALYLLSGMMGNVFVAIFTPDVIAAGASTALFGLFGTIGALRFIVQSPYIRHLSQSYTSLIVVNLIFSFMPGISMAGHIGGLVAGVMLAYVFPVRGEARFMNRTYQMSAALSYLLLLLYFLGKILNLF from the coding sequence ATGAAGTTACTCTTTGATCGTCGTTATCCTGTGACCAGCCTCTTATTGCTCGTGACAACGGCAGTCTTTCTTTCCATGTTTATCCGATTTGGAGGCGACTACCAAACAGGTGCTGCTGTTTACTATAGCGGTGGGATTATTGGAGAGGTTGTGAAAGTCGATCCAAGCCAGTTATGGCGAATCGTGACAGCTACTTTTGTTCATATCGGCCTAGAACATTTTGTGCTCAATATGATCACCCTCTATTACTTGGGACGTTTGGCAGAAGATCTCTTTGGATCGAAGGCTTTCTTAGCTCTTTATCTCTTATCAGGCATGATGGGCAATGTCTTTGTTGCTATTTTTACGCCAGATGTGATTGCAGCAGGAGCTTCTACAGCCCTCTTTGGACTGTTTGGGACCATTGGTGCTCTGCGCTTTATTGTCCAAAGTCCCTATATTCGCCACTTGAGTCAGTCCTATACCAGCTTGATTGTGGTCAATTTGATCTTTAGCTTCATGCCAGGGATCAGTATGGCGGGGCACATCGGTGGCTTAGTAGCTGGGGTCATGTTAGCTTATGTCTTTCCAGTAAGAGGGGAAGCTCGCTTTATGAACCGAACCTATCAGATGAGTGCAGCCCTATCTTATCTCTTACTTTTGCTTTATTTCTTAGGTAAAATCTTGAATCTATTTTAA
- a CDS encoding 5-formyltetrahydrofolate cyclo-ligase produces the protein MKKTLRKETIAAMKQLPESVKTQADEELTQRLLELPAFQEAKTLATYLSFDHEVSTAGLIQAALQLGKRVCVPRTYPQGRMEFVEYDPDILEKTRFGLLEPNEKGKLVDQSEIDLIHVPGLVFQSKGYRIGYGGGYYDRYLTDYTGKTVSTIYSIQQKDFQPDTFDQAVQEVLVYEVTL, from the coding sequence ATGAAGAAAACACTACGAAAAGAAACCATTGCAGCCATGAAACAGTTGCCAGAATCCGTGAAAACTCAAGCAGATGAAGAGCTGACTCAGCGCCTCTTGGAGCTACCAGCTTTTCAAGAGGCAAAGACCCTTGCGACCTATCTGTCTTTTGACCATGAAGTTTCCACAGCTGGCTTGATCCAAGCAGCTCTTCAACTTGGGAAACGCGTCTGTGTTCCCCGTACCTATCCACAAGGGCGGATGGAATTTGTGGAATACGATCCTGACATTTTAGAAAAGACTCGCTTTGGTTTGCTGGAGCCCAATGAAAAAGGGAAGCTTGTGGATCAGTCAGAGATTGATCTGATCCATGTACCAGGCTTGGTTTTCCAGTCAAAAGGCTACCGAATTGGCTATGGTGGTGGCTATTATGATCGTTATTTAACAGATTATACTGGAAAAACGGTTAGTACGATTTATTCCATCCAGCAGAAGGATTTCCAGCCAGATACGTTTGATCAGGCAGTTCAGGAGGTGCTAGTCTATGAAGTTACTCTTTGA
- a CDS encoding N-acetyldiaminopimelate deacetylase produces the protein MTLDLIKIRRDLHQIPEIGLEEFETQAYLLERIAEITAGKDFVEQRTWRTGILVYLHGSAPEKTIGWRTDIDGLPIVEQTGLDFASKHEGRMHACGHDMHMTTALGLLDQLVQVQPKNNLLFLFQPAEENEAGGMLMYKDNAFGDWLPDEFYGLHVRPDLKVGDIATNTGTLFAGTCEVKITFTGKGGHAAFPHEANDALVAASYFITQVQSVVSRNVDPIEGAVVTFGSMHAGTTNNVIAETAFLHGTIRTLTMEMNLLTQKRVKAIAEGVATAFDVKLDLELKQGGYLPVENQPELAKELMDFFTAEEDVNLIDILPAMTGEDFGFLLSKVPGVMFWLGIDTPYALHHPKMSPNEAALPFAVENIGKFLKMKANQ, from the coding sequence ATCAAAATCAGACGGGATTTGCACCAAATCCCTGAAATTGGCTTGGAAGAATTTGAAACCCAAGCCTACCTCTTAGAGCGAATCGCAGAGATCACAGCGGGCAAGGACTTTGTCGAGCAACGGACTTGGCGGACCGGGATCCTGGTTTATCTCCATGGGTCTGCTCCTGAAAAAACTATCGGCTGGCGGACAGATATCGATGGCTTACCGATTGTGGAACAAACGGGCCTTGATTTTGCCTCCAAGCACGAAGGACGGATGCATGCTTGTGGTCATGATATGCACATGACGACAGCACTTGGACTTTTGGATCAACTGGTTCAAGTGCAACCAAAAAATAACCTGCTCTTTCTCTTCCAACCAGCTGAAGAAAATGAGGCTGGTGGAATGCTCATGTATAAGGACAATGCTTTTGGCGACTGGCTCCCTGATGAATTTTATGGTCTGCATGTACGCCCTGATTTGAAGGTGGGGGACATTGCGACCAATACGGGTACTCTTTTTGCAGGGACCTGTGAAGTCAAGATCACCTTTACAGGAAAGGGAGGGCATGCCGCTTTTCCACATGAGGCCAATGACGCTCTTGTAGCAGCCTCTTACTTTATTACCCAAGTCCAATCGGTCGTGAGTCGAAATGTCGATCCGATTGAAGGGGCTGTGGTGACCTTTGGTTCCATGCATGCAGGAACAACCAATAATGTGATTGCTGAGACAGCCTTCCTTCATGGGACCATTCGGACCTTGACCATGGAGATGAATCTTTTGACTCAAAAACGGGTCAAAGCCATTGCAGAAGGAGTTGCAACAGCCTTTGATGTGAAATTGGACCTGGAACTCAAGCAAGGAGGCTACCTGCCTGTGGAAAACCAACCAGAATTGGCCAAAGAGCTCATGGACTTTTTCACAGCTGAGGAAGACGTAAACCTGATTGATATTCTGCCTGCGATGACAGGAGAAGACTTCGGCTTTCTCTTGAGCAAGGTCCCGGGTGTCATGTTCTGGTTGGGGATTGATACCCCTTATGCCTTGCACCATCCAAAGATGAGCCCAAATGAAGCAGCCCTTCCCTTTGCTGTGGAAAACATTGGTAAATTTTTGAAAATGAAAGCCAACCAATAA